The genomic stretch GGACATAACCATGACGAAATCGCCGAGGCCTTTACATGGCTCGATTCAGAAGAGGCTGGCCCCTCGGTTATGATCTTCCGGACCCATAAGGGAAAAGGTGTCTCCTTCATGGAGGACAAGCATCAATGGCACGGCGCTCCTATAGATGACGAAACCTACGCCAAGGCCAGACCCGAACTTGAAGCCGGCCTTGCAAAACTGGAGGCTAAATAATGGCAACTGCAAAGGTATCAGACAAACAGGTCTCCATGAGAGAAGCCTTCGGGGAAGCTCTTGTAGAGATTGGAAAAACAAAACCTGAACTTGTTGTTCTCGACGCTGATGTATCTTCATCAACCAAAACCGGACTTTTCGGTGCGGCTTATCCGGAACGCTTTTTCAATGTGGGTGTTGCCGAGGCAAACATGACCGATGTAGCCGCCGGGCTCGCGACCTGCGGGTATCGTCCGGTAATCAGTACCTTCGCCCTGTTCCTGGCCCTCAAGTGTACCGACCAGATCCGGAACGTTATCTGTTACAACAACCTTCCGGTGGTAATAGTGGCCGGCTATGGAGGACTGTCCGACTCCTTTGACGGGGCGAGTCATCAGGCACTGACGGATATCGCCATTATGCGGGCCCTTCCCAACATGCGGGTCGTAGTGGCTGCCGACGGAAACGAGGCCGAAGAGGCCCTTAAGCAGGCCCTTGAACACGACGGCCCCACCTGTATCCGCATCAGCCGTAATCCGGCTCCCGTGCTTGAGACAGGGGAAGCCTTTACAACCGGGAAAGGACGTATTCTGCGGGAGGGCAAGGATTGCACAATCGCAAGCGCCGGCGTTCCTGTCGCCATGGCTCTTGAAGCCGCGGAAAAGCTCTCTGCCGAAGGTATCTCTGCGGAGGTCCTGGAACTGCACACCATTAAGCCCATTGACGCGGAGCT from Marispirochaeta sp. encodes the following:
- a CDS encoding transketolase C-terminal domain-containing protein — its product is MATAKVSDKQVSMREAFGEALVEIGKTKPELVVLDADVSSSTKTGLFGAAYPERFFNVGVAEANMTDVAAGLATCGYRPVISTFALFLALKCTDQIRNVICYNNLPVVIVAGYGGLSDSFDGASHQALTDIAIMRALPNMRVVVAADGNEAEEALKQALEHDGPTCIRISRNPAPVLETGEAFTTGKGRILREGKDCTIASAGVPVAMALEAAEKLSAEGISAEVLELHTIKPIDAELLTKSVNKTGAVVSAEEHNIYGGIGGAVAEALSKNTPVPMEYVGVADTFTESGPYDTLLTKYGISVDAIIEGVRKAVKRKA